GCTTAACCTGCCGTTCCGGAGCCTCCCGGTCCGCCAGAAACTGCGGTTGGTCGGTGCCCACGTAAACCGTGCCCCCCGGAACGAGCGACATGTCAGCAATCTTTGGCTCCAGTTCGCCATAGTAATCCCGGTAGTGGCTGTGTGCACCCTGCGCTTGTTGCTGGCACACTTGTCCGGAAATCGTCGGAACATCTGGGGTCTCCCGGTTGAGTTTTTGGCAGCCACAGTCGCTGGCTACGTCGTGGAATGCAATTATCCAAGTAAAGAGAACTACagaatttgttttcatctCGATGCGCAGTGTggccctttttattttttgactCAATACTTACCACGACAGCCTTTTACATTTCATATGTATAGCATACTTTAGGGTGTAGTGTTTTCAAGAAAACTACTCCATACTTCGGGGAACAACAAGATTACAAAAAAAGGTGATGgccagcaaaataaaaaaataggtACTTTGTTTAACTGCTTCGTGCAAACCGAAAACCCATTTTCCATGCAATGTTGGCGATTCCTGATTAAGAAGTACGAGGCGACACTCTTGCAGCCTAGTTTCATAAAGTTGTTAATCAATTTTTAGATATGTTACTATATTGACGGTAGATTAACATTTCATTCATAATCGAACTATTTAAGAAGTAACTTTAGcggaaatatttaaagatattaaCCTTTTAACAGTAAGAGTAGTGAGAAGGTTGATGAGTGCGGTGTTACCAAGTTGATAATAACTAACGCACAATATTTTGGCTTTATGAAGTTACGTATTTGAGCTAATTACAATTTATGAATGCCAATTCTTTATGTTAATTTTcgtttgtatttgttttaaaaacttaaataataaatgatataGTTTAATCATGAAACAATTTTTGGAAACGAATTGGAAACACACAATTGCAAAGACCAAAAACATTGGAAACAGTAAGTAtgagttaaataaatttaaattgtatggCGCAAATCGGTCTTAACAAATTGTGAGACACGGCAATCCTAATAGCCGGGGCTATGCCTCGCTAGGCTTCTCGTGCAGCCAGGGCCGGAATATGGGCAGGGTGGACGGATAGTGCGTGTGCGTGTCCGGCTTAAGCACCGATTCCGGCCATGTGTTGGCATTGGCCGCATCACCGGAGTGTCGGAAGGGGTACGTCGCTAGCACGATGGGAAGCTGCAGCTTAATCTCCTTCTCCATGGACTTGGGTTCGATCACGAAGAACACGTCGTAGGATATCTTGATCAGGTGGCAGCCATGCAGATTGGTCGGTGGCAGCGGCGGAACGTAAAGCTCGTTGTGCCACTCGTCTTTGGCCCCCGGACGGATCTTGCCGCGAACTAAGACAGCCAGCTCcctcttttccatttgcaccACCTTTCCCCGCGCCAAATACTCGATGGTCTAAAAAAATCCGAAAAGATCAAGGTGAATGAATTATAACTAGCCACTTGAATGTGGGACCACCGACCTCAGTGAGCGATGCCTTAGTCCGTTTAATGGACACATTGCTGTAGTTGGATATGAATGCAGTGACCAGAATATTCTCGCCGGGCACATAGCCACCGCGATCAAGGGACACCCTGCACTTAATCTGACCTCCACCAACGCAGACGACGCCCAGCTTGTGCTCTACTTCGCAGGTGAATGGTTGCTAAGTCAGGCGAAATGTGAGTTATTTATCAACAGGATTGGAAACGCTACTTACTGCTAAGATGGGCTTCTCAAGGTTTAAGTCAATGGGATTCATCACAATGAAGACCTGGTGGTTCTTGTGGATTATGCCATTGTTCTCGCGGAGGGCCGCCTTGCAGTAGAACTGAATCCAGCCATACCGACCGAGAAATGTAGATGGCAGGCCCAGTGGCAAGCCGAGTTTAAAGGGGAAGCTGTGAATTCCTGGCGAGAGTATGGCTGGACCTCCTTGGTCTACGTCTCCCAGGAGCCGCATCCGGAAGTCGATATAGTTCTCCTTGTCATATGTCCGCTCCTGTCGTCGCCCGTTGCGGACCACGCCTTCGCCTACCACATGAAAATGAAGTCCCAAAGCAGGGGTCTCGTCCTGCAATTCGATTAGAACCCGACCGGAGAGGAACTGGCCCGGGAAGTACAGTAGAGAAGTGTTGTCGAAGATAATAAGGAATTTAAGCAGCTTGCGCGGCATCGTGGCTCTGTATTGTTGCCGATTTCATCCGTATGCCTGAGGGAAAACCAAAGAAATTCGTCAGAACAGGGTTGCCAAATTTTTGACCCGCTCCGCTCGCGTCAATTGGGTTTGGTTAATGACAGCTTATCCATCATAGCTGGCACGGTCTGAGACCATGTACTACGGACTGGCCtaacatacacacatacgccgtatgtttgtttgtttgaatatttatgtgGGTAGCATCTAGGCGGGCAAAGGAAGCAAAACCAGTTTGGTGTGCCTAAGAGATGGCTGCGTGCACAACTATGCAGCACGAAAGCCCCGAACATTTAAGCATCCACTGCAAGGTCGGCTCATGAAGCATGTCGGCCGTGTCACGCCTGCGCCCACAACTCTGGGCCAGACTCCAGTAAGTACATCTTTACCAAAAGCGTAAGCTACAACTGCCATAGTCGGCAAGCCTGTTTGGTGCACTGGTGACAATGTTGAGGATTGCTGTGCTGATTGGGAAACAAACCCGAAGAGGAAACTGACGTAATTTCCTAGTGGAAAGCGGATTCCCACCGGTCCACTGCCATTGGATGGACCACATTCGTATTGTTCAAAGTTTTGTGTTTGTCCGCAACAGATCAATTGTTTTCTCTAGATCACTGTGGTGGGCGCACTTGAATTAATGATCGCTTTGCAAATACCTGTACACACAAAGGTGTTTTTTGGCCAGATCGGAATACCAATCCAGTCCAAACTGATCCGATTCAACCCGTTCTGACTCTGAGCGCGATTCGTTTGGCTAGATCTCGACCACGCTCTCTAACGTTTGTTTGGCAACtgatcatcgtcgtcgtcgtcgtcatgcATCAGTTTGCGGCTGAGAAGTCGGCTTAACAACTTGTTTTGAGCGCGTTTTTGCGACCGATCGGTGGAGAGAGAATCAGCCAGAGGCAGCTGATGTCGTAATATGCCAATAAGTAgctcgcttttgtttttactaCGTTTTGCATTCATGTAATACATGGCTGAGTTTTCCTTTCCAGCGTGCCCTCAGGATACGCATAGTGGATTCTTCATGAATAAATTCGACCGGATGAAACCCACTGACAACAAAAGACCAACCCAAAACAATGAGAACCTGATGCGGGAAACCCTTAGAACACGTCgacttttattattactaaaTTGTCACCTCAGCGGTTAACCCGCCAGGTTGTCTGAGCCATTCGAACTGAAGCGATTATAGAAGCAATTGGCTAATCAAATTTGGCAATGCTCGCGGAGTCGACCCACTATAGCGCAGCAGGTGTATCTTGTGTCGGTCGCACCTAGAAAAACTTAACTTATAAATCTGTATTTCAGGCACCAAGCCCGTATTCCACAGGCATGTATCCACAGTCAACAATTCGTGTGCAGACTAAAATGCATTTAGTGGCACACATTTATGCATTATGCATGCACTTCATACCGGTTATGTGTTGTTTTAAGGTATCCAAATCGAGGAACCTCAACTGTAGCTCATGAAAATGAAAGGCCAAAAGCCAAGTAAACTATCACTGGCTGCGAAAACCGAATCGGTGAATGGCTCGGCAGCCGGTGCCAGGCTATACCCTGAAAATAAGTCCAAGTCAGTGATAGATCCTGTGTTACATCTGTTAGATACTTGTAACCCTTAATCAAAGTAATCTGTAAGTAATAGCTTTGTATTCACCAACTGGTGATCGACAAAGTATTCAATGAGATATGTAATATTAGAATGAGTTGAGATCCATCGGTGGCCAAACTATATATAGACTCAAAAACTTATCGCTTTTAAGACTATGCTGCTTATAAGAGAAAACAAATCACTTCCGTAATTAAGTTTCCCGAGCTTCTTTTTAGATTTCTCCCAACTACATTAGTGACATTTAGTGGTAATGACTAGAGCTTTCCATTTCAATGTATCTCAGCTTTATTGTTGAGAATTGTTGTCTTATAATGACCCAAGACTTCACCACGAAGACAGATTTAAACGAGGCTCCAAAGATTTCCCGTTTGTGGCCTCGGCCGTAAAGAGTATCTGAAAATTAGTTTGTTTCGACTGGACCGTCTATACTAGTTTGGTGCAAAATGATAATCGCTTGGACTCGGAGTTTCGTGGAGTCAACAATTAAGTATACTTGAGTCGGAGTCAGTGTGGTTTCAAAGCTGCTCCGCGCACCACCGAGCCAAATTCCGAATCTCAGCTcggtttttcgcttttctaaAGGTCCGGCTCCGTAGGAACTATAGTAAGCCTATCTCCATCTTTTATAATAATAGCGAAAGCCAGGCCTGAAGGCAGAGAATATCTCGGTGTAGCATCAATCACGGTGGGGGAGTGGCCGGTCCACTTCAAACTTACCATAAACTTACCAACGATACCGTAAACTTAGTCTCGAAGAGAAAATCAAGAGGTGTATCTATGAGCAATCGAAGGTGTGCAGAGCTTCCTCTTGTCCCGCAAGCTGAGCGTTTTGGCCACTGTTTTCGTTGCTCTTGCCTTGTTTCGCCTCTCTGGCTCGCTCTCCCTTGAATGGAGCTGCTGCTATGTCCGACATGGTGCAGTGTCTCAGTTGTGGCGATGATAGCGAACGCGCTGGTAAGGCACGGCTCGCAACGAAAACTTAAAACTGTCTTCGGTCGGGCCAGTGTAACGCGAGAAAGTTGAAACTGTAACAATAAGGCACTCATAACACCGCCCCATGAGTCATCCAGTGTTTACTTGGGGAAGGCTGGTTCTAATTCATCACCGATCCTTTCGAAGCACAATACATTAGTCAAGCTACCACACATTTTCAAAACCAGCTAATGGCTGATCTTGACACGTTGTGAACGGTCGAAGCCGAAGAGAGCACCTGATTCTGAAGAAGAACAGTTAACTAATTGTCTGCTCCGCTTACCAACGGTTAAGTTGCATAAATTACACCGAATGTTTTGTTCGCGACCCTTCCTATACAATACCTGTATTAGCATACCCAAGGTACTCTTTTGGCTAACCCCTTCGTTTGTGCTGCTTCGACAGAACGCCAGCTGACACAATGACCACTAACGGCTTCGGGATTGAGAGCTTAGCAACGCCAGGGGACGAAGCCATAGGCTTGCTTTCCTCTCCTTCGGATAGCTTTTCCATTTGGGTCTACGGCGAGGAGCACTGGATATCCGGCGTGGACTCAAGCACCACCTGCGCAGATCTAATCTGCGCGCTAATCAGCTACCAAACTCCCCAGCAACATGTGCTCAGCAAGGAAGAAGTACTCGACCCACAGCAGTTTGCCATTGTCCATAAGCAGCGTCAATACGAGGAGTATTTGGATAGCAGTGCTAGGCTCTTGGATGTTATCACCAGCCTTCACGCTATGCCGAAAGAGGAAGTAAACAATTCCCCGAGAAAAACGTTTCTCACCATTCCTAATATCCTTATTTCACACAGTACCAACTCCAGCTTCGTCATTTGGCCACTTCAAATCGAAAGCAAGTCCCGACGACCGATAAGGACAGTGGAATGGGCAGTCCAGTAGACAGTTCACGAAGCATGCGTTTCCGGCGGAGGGGCAAGCACAAGGTGTTGCCCTCCACTAAGACCCCGGACAATACCAACACTAAGCAGTCGAAGAGAAGCCGGAAGCTGCCGCAGAAGAACGACCACTTAACTCCGAACGAGAGTCTGCTTACCATTATCCTGGCCCAAGATGAAACCATACTCCAGCAAATGACCATGTTGCAGTGAGTTATGACTTTATCTCTCCGAGTATTTCCGACTTTCATTAACCTCTTTCCGCAGCGAAAAGGACCGACAGATCCTTAAaatcgaggaggagaagcACCGGGTGCGGGAGCGAGAGCTGGGTAAAAACTACCTCCTTGAGACATACTTAAAGGACTTGGATGAGCCCCAAGAAAAAGGCCAGGAGTTAAAAGAGAAGGCACAGGTGACACAGGAAGATAGGAACTTTAAGGCAATGTCAGGCATGGATAAGGATAGGCCTCTAGATAGGGCCTTCCGATCGGCGTTAAATAGTGACACTGGCCAGGACGAGATCCGACTTTACTGGCTAGAAAAGATTCACGCGGTAAACAAAGAACTGCAATGTGAAGAGGAACTTCTGCTCAGCCTGCACTCCAAGGTACGTAGACACCAGGTGAAGCTGGCGTACCAAACGAAGAGCGAGGTGCTACTACAAATCGAAAGACTCGATACAGAATTGGCTGCTCAGGTGGCGGATATCCACCATGTGGAACGAAAACTTTTCACGGCCAATGAACAGCTTAAAGCCAAACTGGCTGTGCTTGAATGTTTGAGTCGTGAATTTGAGACTACGGTATCTGGTGACGTCCAAGAAGGTGCTGTTGCCGTTGGAAGCAAGGCAGTTGGAAAGGTTCAGCTAAGCCAATCTTCCTCGTCACATTTAGATGATCTCCAACCCCCTGGGAACTGGCTGCATGTTGTTAAGAAACTCTTTGTGGCAGATCATCTCAACCAGAGATTAACGCATAATGCACTAAGTGACAGGAACTTATCGGATCGAATAATACCAGACAAAGGAATATCCAAGCAAATGTTTGAAGATCTAAGATCCCCAGATCCTTCTACCTCAACCAGCgtccaaaaaaaagaatttggTTCTAGGCAAGCCACTTCGCTAGCTTCAGAAAGGGACATTCAACACCTCGGCACCCTTGtttaaagcaaaaaacaagCGGCTGACTTCATGCAAGTATCTCATGTAACGTATTTTGAACATCCGTACCAAATTTGTGTCAACTAACCAAATAGagattaaaaatttgttatgtttaaaacttttgtgttttgtggaTCATATGGTTGTGTTCAACAAACATGGACTAGTACACTAAAAACACTAACATGAACACGCCAACCTTCATAGTTACTTAgcctatttatttttaatcagaCCTCTTTAACTGCTGTATGAATCCCGCATTGGGCTGAATACATGGTCTCCATGATTTTACCAGATTGTACGCGTCTTCGAAGCACATGTCACGGCGCTTCATCAGATAGCCGATTACCACGGAGGGGGATCGCGACACGCCTGCGTTACAGTGGACAAGCACACAACCCTGTGATCGGTGCGCTTCTTCGATAAACTCCATTGACACTGGCAATACGTAGTCCATTAGGTCGGTTTCCGGCAGATCCAGGCAGGgcaaaaatttacattttactggCATGGGCCACTCCACTTCGGGCGTCGGAATGCCGAGGCTCAGGATGTGAGTtaacttatattttttgatgTTGGCCACGCTAACTGCATCTTGCGAACCCAGGTAAAGAAAGTCGCTCAAAATGCAGGCGGGCACAGAGTCCGGCTTAGTATCTACGACAAAGCCGTATTCACGCGGATCCAGTTGCTGGGAGCATTGGGCAATGCAGTCGGATGTAGTTCTTCGCTCAATGTAGCGCACACCGGTGGGGGTTGTCACAACCGTGGCGGTGGGTCTCAGGTTGGCCATGCGCCTCTGCAGCTCATACAGCAGTATCATTGCGGTCTTAAATGTCCGTTTCTCGGTAGTGCACCTTGCACAGGTATAGT
This genomic interval from Drosophila teissieri strain GT53w chromosome 3L, Prin_Dtei_1.1, whole genome shotgun sequence contains the following:
- the LOC122615531 gene encoding arrestin domain-containing protein 4, with amino-acid sequence MPRKLLKFLIIFDNTSLLYFPGQFLSGRVLIELQDETPALGLHFHVVGEGVVRNGRRQERTYDKENYIDFRMRLLGDVDQGGPAILSPGIHSFPFKLGLPLGLPSTFLGRYGWIQFYCKAALRENNGIIHKNHQVFIVMNPIDLNLEKPILAQPFTCEVEHKLGVVCVGGGQIKCRVSLDRGGYVPGENILVTAFISNYSNVSIKRTKASLTETIEYLARGKVVQMEKRELAVLVRGKIRPGAKDEWHNELYVPPLPPTNLHGCHLIKISYDVFFVIEPKSMEKEIKLQLPIVLATYPFRHSGDAANANTWPESVLKPDTHTHYPSTLPIFRPWLHEKPSEA
- the LOC122616061 gene encoding uncharacterized protein LOC122616061, which codes for MTTNGFGIESLATPGDEAIGLLSSPSDSFSIWVYGEEHWISGVDSSTTCADLICALISYQTPQQHVLSKEEVLDPQQFAIVHKQRQYEEYLDSSARLLDVITSLHAMPKEEYQLQLRHLATSNRKQVPTTDKDSGMGSPVDSSRSMRFRRRGKHKVLPSTKTPDNTNTKQSKRSRKLPQKNDHLTPNESLLTIILAQDETILQQMTMLHEKDRQILKIEEEKHRVRERELGKNYLLETYLKDLDEPQEKGQELKEKAQVTQEDRNFKAMSGMDKDRPLDRAFRSALNSDTGQDEIRLYWLEKIHAVNKELQCEEELLLSLHSKVRRHQVKLAYQTKSEVLLQIERLDTELAAQVADIHHVERKLFTANEQLKAKLAVLECLSREFETTVSGDVQEGAVAVGSKAVGKVQLSQSSSSHLDDLQPPGNWLHVVKKLFVADHLNQRLTHNALSDRNLSDRIIPDKGISKQMFEDLRSPDPSTSTSVQKKEFGSRQATSLASERDIQHLGTLV
- the LOC122616064 gene encoding dual specificity protein phosphatase 19; the protein is MILLYELQRRMANLRPTATVVTTPTGVRYIERRTTSDCIAQCSQQLDPREYGFVVDTKPDSVPACILSDFLYLGSQDAVSVANIKKYKLTHILSLGIPTPEVEWPMPVKCKFLPCLDLPETDLMDYVLPVSMEFIEEAHRSQGCVLVHCNAGVSRSPSVVIGYLMKRRDMCFEDAYNLVKSWRPCIQPNAGFIQQLKRSD